Sequence from the Candidatus Methylopumilus planktonicus genome:
CGTCCTGTGCCAGGATAGAAGGGGTGTTGATGGATACTGAAATAGAAAACTGTATTATCGCTATAAAAAATATCCTGCGTTCCGTTACCGTGATGAACATCAAAATCAACGATCAATATTCGGTTGATACCATATTTTTTCTGTAGATATTTTGCTGCAATTGCGACATTATTAAAAATACAGAATCCCATACCCTTATCTTTAGTTGCATGATGTCCAGGTGGTCTTGAGAATACAAAGCCACTTGAAGCCTTACCCTTCATGATTTGATCAACCCCTTCAGTGACTGCGCCGACAGATTTTCTGGCAACTTGATATGAGTATTTTGATATTACAGTGTCGCCCGTGCTTAATTTTGCAATTGATTTAGTCAGCGCTTCAGATTCTTGTTTAACAAGATGAATATATTCTTTTGAATGTGCGAGGTTTATGACATCAATAGACGCATAACCAAATGTCGGCCAAATTAAATTAGGCTTTAATTTAGAGTCATTTTTGAGAAAGTTGATTGTACTTGATATTCGATCAGAATTTTCTGGATGATTAGGCCCGGTATCATGAAGAAGAAATTGCTCATCATAAAGAATTGCAATTTTTAGCCCACTTCTTTCTGATTCAGCAATAAGATTTATCGGCTGAGAAAGTGAGAGGATAAGTAAAAAGTTGAAAATGTATTTCATTGATATGAGTTGTAATCATCATCTTTCTTGTATTTTTAAAAAGTATACGTTAGCGTCGCTCTAGCAGTAAGAGGATAACCATACATAATATTATTATTGTTGTGAGCCGATTGATAGTAAGTTTTATCAAGTAAATTTTCTATATTTAATTGAAGTTTAGTTTGTTTGTTAATATTTGCATAAATGGCTGCATCTAATCTAGCGTATCCAGGAAGTTTTACTGCGGTTGATGTGGTTGGGGTCGCAGCAAACATATCACTTCGACTTATAACCCCTAAAGCCGCACTCCATGTTTCATTCATTTCATATTTATTCCATAACGAAAATGTATGTTTTGGTACATGACCTAATGGTGTGCCTGAAGTAATTTGTGCGTCTCCAGTGCCTTGGTTTTTTGTTATTTCTGCATCTTGATAAGTGTAGCCACCATACATGCTGTATGAGTCAAATAATTTACCTGCAACACCTAATTCAAAACCTTTTGTAACTTGACCATCAACAATAATAGTATTTGTAGGGCTTGAAGGATCTGTAATTGCCATCTTAGACCTTTCTAATCGGTAAATAGAAGAGCTAATTGAAAAACTTTGTAATAAGTCATACTTAATCCCAGCTTCAATGTTTGTAAATTTTTCTGGATCAAATGATTTAATGCTAGACGTAAGGGAGGTTAATTGTTCCCCAGTTCTTGGGAGATAACTTAAGCTATAGTTTGTGTATAAAGATACGGGCTCAATAGGCTTATATACTAAACCAACTCTAGGAGAAATAAATTGATCATTGATGGTAGCGCTATTTGCAATAGTAACGCTATCATTAAATTTAGTTTTAAATTTGTCATAACGTAAGCCTGCGATAATTTGAAATTGTTCATTCAAATATATTTGATCTTGTAAATATATAGCTTGATTAGAAATGTCAGTGGATGTATTTCGACTTCTAGAAGAATTAAATGTTAGCAATGCAAATGGATTGGAAGCTAAAGGCGTAGGGTCAGTGCCACTATTTACAATTCTATAATTTTGATTTTCTTGTAATCCAATTTC
This genomic interval carries:
- a CDS encoding histone deacetylase; its protein translation is MKYIFNFLLILSLSQPINLIAESERSGLKIAILYDEQFLLHDTGPNHPENSDRISSTINFLKNDSKLKPNLIWPTFGYASIDVINLAHSKEYIHLVKQESEALTKSIAKLSTGDTVISKYSYQVARKSVGAVTEGVDQIMKGKASSGFVFSRPPGHHATKDKGMGFCIFNNVAIAAKYLQKKYGINRILIVDFDVHHGNGTQDIFYSDNTVFYFSIHQHPFYPGTGRPNEKGSGEGYGYTLNIDLPEGAGDKEFIHGLKNQLIPAMEKFKPEFILVSAGFDAHENDLLGQLKYSNNGYKEATDILSTIANKYASNRVLFVLEGGYDPTNIKEASESILNAMIYKNTVIKR